The stretch of DNA AACACGCTGATCGGCAGCCTGGCGGCGGACCAGGGCCTGCCCGACACGGGCCACCTCTACAAGCTGGAGGTGGGCTCGCCCTACCTGCGCGTGGACAACAAGACGGGCGACATCTACACCACGGAGATCCCCATCGGCCGCGAGAAGATGCGCAAATGCCGCAACAGGCTCTACGGCAACAAGTGCTTCCTGGAGTTCAAGGTGTCGATCACCGACATGGTGAAGGGCCTCGGCTCGGGGCCGCGGCTGATCAAGGGCCGCATCGAGGTACTGGACAACACGCCGCAGCTGGTCGTCATGGGCAACCTGGACCGCGAGCGGAAGGACTCGTACAACCTGAATATCAGCGTGGTGGACGGCGGCCGGCCGGCGAGGGCGAGCAGCGCCCTGCTGCGGGTCACCGCCACCGATGAGAACGACAACGCGCCCAGGTTCGAGAGAAGCCACTACGAGGCCGACCTCCCAGAGAACAGTCCGCTGGGACACTCGGTGCTGCAGGTCAGTCGGGGAACTGGTcactgtacatatactgtaaatgtctgGACATGCACGTGCATGTTGGCTCAATAGTTTGGTTGAGAGACTCTGAGACTctagtggaggttctctgaggggcCCTCTCACTTCTAACCATCACGACTCAGCATGATAATCTGTCAGTTGATCTACTGACCGGTGACTTTGTCATGTTCCCTCAAGAAAGTAgagtctgggtcccagaagagaaaagagattaaaaacaaaccgaGGGAAAACACctgtttattaatttctttctaAAGAAAGGTGAGCTGGCTCTTAGCAAACTCCTgctacgacagctagctagcagctacctagctgagatcaACACACAGCTGCTTATCGCTAGCTTGCTTGCTAGCTAACTAACGTTTACTAACTGAATATAGTAGGAGTTCGCTAGCTACtctaagaacacacacacaatattataatttcatcagcatcatagctgcggggcCCACGGAGACTGTTTATGTacagggcccagaatttggtgctacagtCCTAGTTAAATGCACACAACAGTAGATTTTCAATTCATTATTCCGCTGaaagaaaattagaaaatatatatgtatttttttaagcaacattttgaaaagttccAACTTCTTTAAAGTAAAGATTTGATGTCGATGATAATATTAACAATCACCATCATTGACTAATCAATAGTTGATTATATATCCGATGAAGGATTGGACATGATACAgggatattttttaatatacaggGAGTTATGCTTGTTTTACCCCTTAAACCACTTCTGGGAGGTTTTAAAGGGAAAAGAATAGAAACGACCGGCCGACGAGTTTCATCCGAGGAGTAAAGTTCAAACCTGGATTCAGTTGAGCAACAGTTTTACTGACAAATATTTGTCTCCGctccgaccgaccgaccgaccgactcTGCTCCTCACACGGAGCTCGTGAAATGAAAAAGTGAGTTTCGTTCAGAACGAATCTGTCGCGGCTCGTGTCGGAGAATTCaaactacttcttcttcttcttcttctgtccacttgAACGTTGCAGTGACAACACACAACACGCTGCTCGATTCCCCCCGTGCACACAGACGGTGCTGCCGAGGTGAAGCAGGGCGTGGGATCGGGCCGGCGAGTCGTCACTTATTAACCACTGAGTCTACTTCACCTTTGAGCTCTGGGCTTCTTCAACGGCACTGTAGAAAAAAGAATCCCGACACTTGTTCCACCGGTGTCGCCTTAGTTTCCTCTGAAGAGATTTTGAAAGCAGCAACAATTTCTGACATCAATATTAACGAGCGAGAAAGAAAATCCTTGACGTGAAAATAGCACTttaactcaaggtccacttacttaCTTTTGTTTTGCAGGATCCTTTAAAAACTTCACAACTCCATCTCATGACCTCCGCGGGAAGATGGAGTCGGAGAcacaaagattttaaaaacGTCGACCTTGAGCTGAgattattttcctccttttaaatattcatgaccaAATTAGCAACGCTCGTAGTTGAAAGCTCCATTAAAAAGGCGAGTGAGTGGACTTTGGTTTTCAGACGTTGcgttcaaatgaaatatttattttgttaaaaatgcaACAAGGAAAAGTTTTAACACTGAAAcgcttttatgtttttattcattcaactGTAAAACGCCACTAATCTCAACTGTGGATTCATCAGATTAGATGAgacaaaaatactgaaatatctGGTGTGAAAtaataacttttcattttcctttaattGGCGAATAATCTAAAATTTTCTTTGAAGAATTAGAcgaaagtaaaaaaatcttcAGTGTAATTGTCACTTTTCAGATGAAGCGTCTTCTCATTAAAGGCCGAAGAACGTTTGACGGGTCTGACCGTCATCATTACTCACCGCTTTCACCAAaaatacatgataaaaaaatgtgtccacatTGAACCACCATATTTTCTTATTAACCTTTATTAAATTCTCGTAGTCCGATTGAGGGCAAGCCCTCATTTccaatgcagcaaaaaaaaaaggttaaattacaaaaaaaacagtaacaggTTTTTTTGTAGATTGTACAAACTGTTCCAGTTGCTAACATTTCCCCCAAAAGTAGAAGGCTGACATTTGTGGGAATCCAGTTAAGCTACACCCTgtagctggttagcttagcgcATAGCATGAAATAGTGCTAAATCTAATGATTGTTTCCATTATGGACGAATATTTTCATGATTATCGATTAATTCTGACCAGATTTTTCTTCACGTTTTATTTTAACCAACAaataccaatatatatatatatatatatatatatatatatatatattacagtaataatttacagtaatataaatgtttagtatatataaatatgtagtttttaatactgaaaaatgaattcaaaattgaattgaattaaatgatcAAACAAATAGTTGCAGATTGTTAAACTGATAGTTTTAGCGCTGTTTTGCAACAGCCTGGcagtttccccctgtttccagtctgtaGCCATGCAGTATATTCATGTACAGCTATAAGAGTGGTATGGTTCCTCTCATCTAATTCTTGGCAACAAAAGCAAATACGTATatttcccatttctttttttaaaaagaaattttgCCATCGCCACTTTACAGTTTATAATAGATTTCTGTGTCCTCGGTCATGACATGATTTTTATTGTTCGTGGAAATAAGATTAAAGAGTAAATTACATTACTGTGAGTCCCAGGTGAAGGCTGGAGAAACGCTGCACCAGCAGCACCTGGGACGTTTAAATCAGCTGTTCAACAACCAGCTCATTGGAAACTTACATGCCGACCCACATTCCTCCACAGCAGGCGAGGCATTGAATGAGcgcaattaaaatgtattagaTGTGTAGATAGTGAGGCGTAATGAGAACATCCTAAGTGACAATCTGCCGACTGCTCGTACCAATTACATAACTCCATTCACTTTGGGTTTGGGCGTGTGAAGGTGGATCGCACGCCAGATGCTGGTCCGGCTTTGTTTTGACAATGGGAGGAACATTCACTCATGTGCCACCCGTCGGATGCCCCTGACCCGCTGCGTGGCCGTTAGATGTTGCCGTGTGGGCGTTTGCACTCGGCTTTGATGGTCTGTTATGTCTCAAGCAGGAGAAAGCAAAGGACTTTGTAGTGTTGCATTAATAATGCTTGTGACTCTTTGTAAGAATCTAAACAGTCAATAGAATTTAACTGAGTTTATAATGGAGTCGGGGGGTACATGTTGCACCTCAAACAGCcatttatgaataaaaattgCCAGAAATTGGTCAAATGGGACTAATGTTTGAAAAtggttttgacatttctttaGAGAAACCCAGATGTCAAAAGGTTGTTTCAGACTTAAAAAGGCctggaaaaaaagtctgttaaAACGTCCTTAAGTGACTAAAATGTATATCTAGCATATTACACAACCTTACTTTGGTGTAAATACATAACTTTTAAGTGTTTAGCCGTGAAATGGTTACCCTCTGTTTTTGCCCTTGTAGGTCAGAGCCAATGACACAGACACCGGCATCGAAGGCAAGATCAGATACAGCCTCCATAAGCCCTTGAAGAGTGTAAAGAGGCTGCTGCGCATTGACCGCCTCACAGGCATCATATACGTCAAAGGCCTGGTGGACCGCGAGGAGGAGAACGTCCTCGAATTCTTTGTGGTCGCCAAACATCGTGGGTCCAACTCTAAGAACTCCACGGTTCAGGTGACCATCAGTGTCAAGGACCAGAATGACAACCCGCCGGCGATCGAGATCCATGATTTTGGCTTGGTGACACACCACGACGGTGTGGCCAACATCTCTGAGGACATGCCCATTGGCACCAAGGTGGTGCTGGTCCTGGTGTCGGACTGTGACGAGGGGGAAAATGCGGTGGTTACGTGCGTAGTTACCGGAGATGTTCCTTTTCAGCTCCAACATGATATTGAGTCGGCCAACAATCGGATGAGGAAGTACTTCCTGCAGACAACTACCCTGCTGGATTATGAGCGTGTTAAGGATTACAGAATTGAAATTGTAGCAGTGGATGCTGGCGACCCTCCTCGATCCTCTTATGTAGGTGTGACCATCAATGTCCTGGATGAGAATGATAACGCCCCCTATGTCACCAAACCGGCCAACTCCTCCTACACCTACTTGACACCTGTCACCCCACCAGACACCCGGGTGGAGGTGGTAGAGGCTGAGGATATTGACTCTGGACCCAATGCGGAGCTGGTCTTCACCATCACAGGTGGCAACCCGTTTGACCTATTTCACATCTCGCCAAGCAGCGGGGAGATCACACTGGCAAAGGAATTCACCGGTAAGCACAATGGCCTGCATCGCCTTGTGGTGAGGGTAAGCGACAAAGGCAAACCTCCCCGCCACACCACTGCCCTGGTCCATGTTTTTGTCAACGACACCAAGTCCAATGTCTCTGTCATCGAGGCGCTGGTTGGACACAGTCTCTACACCCCTCTGGACAGGGACATTGCCGAAGATCCCAACTACGCTTTCGCTCATTACAGCAACATCCTGTATGGCAGCCTGGCGGGCATCGCTGGTGTGATTCTGGTCATCGTTGCCGCGGTGGTCATCGGACATCGGCTGACCAAGGATGCCAAGAGCGGCTACCAGGAGGACAGCCTGCAGAAAGGCTTCTACCTCATAAACGAAAGTGTCACCGACATTCCCAGAATCCACCTGCCCCTCAACTACCCACCGGGAAGCCCTGATCTGGGCCCCCACTACCGCTCCAACTCCCCCCTACTCTCCATCCAGCTGCAGCCAGTGTCGTCCGAGAAGCACCAGGCTGTTCAGGATCTTCCTGTCACCAACACCTTGGTGGGAAGGGGCGACAACAACTCCACAGGCTCCGACCAATATTCGGATTACAGCTACAAGGCCAACCCGCCAAAATAAAGCAACAAACAGGTAGGAGACTACGCCAACACTGCAATGTACCAGAGGGACATCTACTGGACCGACCAGGTGTGGTAGTCATGCTGGGACTTATTTGGCGAAGCCAATGTTCTTCCACCAAAGTTGCAAtgagctggaaatgtcaaaaaaacagttattctagTGGTTGTATATCGACCTCCAGGCCCTTACTCGGAATTCTTTTCagagttggtgcttagcacagaaagttattatagtgggtgatttcaacattcatgtggatgttgccaacgacagtcttagttctgcctttaatttgctcctagactcaattggttttactcaacatgtaaacaaacccactcacggttttaatcacaccctcgacctcgttctgacctatggcatagacattgacaatctaatagtatttcctcaaaaccctctgtccgatcactacttacTTACATTTGAACTCTGGTTTAtgaactttactgaatttggagaaaagttctattacagcaggtgtctatcagaaaactctgtaagtaaattcaaagaaaaagttccttctttatttactccactgccttgtcgatacagtgcaggatagttatcaaaactttactcccacacaaattgatgatgttgttgatagtgcagcagcctcactacgttccacacttgacactgtcgcccctctgaaaaagaagacagtcaatcagaggaggatagctccatggtttaatgcacagacacgtgctttaaaacagacgtcacgtaggttagaaaggaagtggcgttccaatagtctagatgattctcaccttgactggaaaaatagtttaattacatataagaaagccctccgaaatgccagaaccaattattattcttcactaatagaggaaaataaaaacaaccccaggttcctcttcagcactgtagccaggctgacagagagtaaaagctctactgaacagtctattcctccaactcttaagtaacaatgatttcatgagcttctttactaataagattattaccattggagaaaaaaattaccaggttcttcccactaatggcacagacacactgtcctgtacagtagcttctgaaccaatagtatcgcctaatttatatttagaatgcttctcccctatagatctggctgagctgacttcacttgtcacttcatccaagtcatcaacctgtcttttagatcctattccatcaaggctatttaaggatgatAAGGataataatcaagctccatcatatcttacagagctcatagtttcatatcatcacaatagatcacttcgctctgtaaacgcaggactacttgtggttcccagagtctgtaaaagtagaatgggaggcagagccttcagccaccaggctcctctcctctggaaccaggaggcagactccctgtctacatttaaagttaaacttaaaacattcctctttgataaagcttatagttagaactgctcaggtgcttaataaaccatttctttattatgctgctataggccgagactgctgggggaacttatatcatgagcatctctctccccctctctctctctccctcttttaatatctctctctctgcccccatgtatctacattacatgtcactaactgttttctctctcttctagtagatctctgaccccagagctgcaggatccaaacccgtcattattattattactattattttcatcatcactaataataacaacaacttaattgtattttttaattctaagTGTCAGTCTAGTAGAGactaaagcggcggttgtacaactgtcctctctctctctctctctctctctctctctctctctctctctctctctctctctctctctctctcccacaactgagtctggttctgtcagagatttcttccagttttttctctccaccgtcgccaagtgctttgctcattgtgggatctgttgggtttccctgtaatattgtaatattgacctcactatgtaaagtgccttgagacaatgtatgttgtgatatggcgctatacaaataaaattgaaaattgaatagAATTGATTCCcccacacagcacacacatccAAACTGCCATCGCccctttttatcttttgttttgttaatcatttctgttctgttccattaTTGGTTTTCAACACACCATTGTCCACAGTATTCACACCATGAAGGATTACACAAAGGATAGAGCAAATATGGGCTTACCAATATTTATCAGCTGATATTTGACCAGAAATTTACAAAACCTTAGCCTTAAATGAACTCTGCTGATGGTTTTTGTTGattgaggtgtgtgttttttgttgttcttgtcaATTAATGTGGTGTTTATTGACGACTTCCCGGTATATTTAATCACatgatgtcatattttattccaaagtaaaagtttgattttgaagatttactgtacaaaaaGATGCAAATCCTGAACAACGGGGTTCACTACTGatattggaaaaatattttacttcaCCTGTCTCTGAGTTTCTCCTCTTTTATAAGTCTGAAATGTTGCGAGTCTGGAGTTCTTTGTTGAGCCATTGAAAGGTTCACACTGgcaatatattttctttttcatttcatttatttatttcaacgtTATATTTTAGTATTTATGCAACCTTATTATTTGCTTTTGCAatgaagtgtattttgaaagtggttggtttctcattgcataaatatacaacactGGGAAGAatacttaatttatttatcaatatac from Scophthalmus maximus strain ysfricsl-2021 chromosome 9, ASM2237912v1, whole genome shotgun sequence encodes:
- the LOC118319859 gene encoding protocadherin-1-like; protein product: MPSSHHTTFCSPTDPGVAANRRKIRVKSGLAHWHLNSRDMAALRRDVLLFLTVALLVSCDAAFIDVLYRVAEEQPPNTLIGSLAADQGLPDTGHLYKLEVGSPYLRVDNKTGDIYTTEIPIGREKMRKCRNRLYGNKCFLEFKVSITDMVKGLGSGPRLIKGRIEVLDNTPQLVVMGNLDRERKDSYNLNISVVDGGRPARASSALLRVTATDENDNAPRFERSHYEADLPENSPLGHSVLQVRANDTDTGIEGKIRYSLHKPLKSVKRLLRIDRLTGIIYVKGLVDREEENVLEFFVVAKHRGSNSKNSTVQVTISVKDQNDNPPAIEIHDFGLVTHHDGVANISEDMPIGTKVVLVLVSDCDEGENAVVTCVVTGDVPFQLQHDIESANNRMRKYFLQTTTLLDYERVKDYRIEIVAVDAGDPPRSSYVGVTINVLDENDNAPYVTKPANSSYTYLTPVTPPDTRVEVVEAEDIDSGPNAELVFTITGGNPFDLFHISPSSGEITLAKEFTGKHNGLHRLVVRVSDKGKPPRHTTALVHVFVNDTKSNVSVIEALVGHSLYTPLDRDIAEDPNYAFAHYSNILYGSLAGIAGVILVIVAAVVIGHRLTKDAKSGYQEDSLQKGFYLINESVTDIPRIHLPLNYPPGSPDLGPHYRSNSPLLSIQLQPVSSEKHQAVQDLPVTNTLVGRGDNNSTGSDQYSDYSYKANPPK